From Calothrix sp. PCC 6303, a single genomic window includes:
- a CDS encoding SMI1/KNR4 family protein, whose amino-acid sequence MWEVKYLNAELLDLKLWGEGCHLYQICQTGDGESCLIQTRDTPQESLSRRSDTLREHERWQVVHAERGVVQNLLFESTDEAEACAFMYQEIKRTKHPHLAGLFQTDAEAEQLCQVLTQLQIQFSRDIIPFEGWQPRVRVYDQDIFTVERHFGSQLPLRKWLTVPERINVTLARLRKFDPYNRYAEITTNPPIGSEATLSALEAQHGIKLPEVYRTFLLEVCNGGNWERLGHYWSVEEVMVNNSAELWNQPLPEFLAKLKAAKSKDWLKNPGGQQYPGLLRIVDWDNPVRDLFLTQEGYEVEIQGDLINFSEFSPEQWLKDFLDDIQYGLSTIEQLLAFLRSGEFIQDYAYFHSVNVARLLAETIGLDIDPELTNEQVMVMRHEIDHKINQWRIENMGKMWYNFGFNAEQVELRTQRILERLGYIYNILHP is encoded by the coding sequence ATGTGGGAAGTCAAATATCTGAATGCAGAGTTACTCGATCTCAAACTTTGGGGCGAAGGCTGTCACCTGTATCAGATTTGCCAGACGGGTGATGGTGAGAGTTGCTTGATTCAAACGCGCGATACTCCGCAGGAGTCGCTGAGTCGCAGAAGCGACACGCTACGCGAACACGAACGCTGGCAAGTTGTTCATGCCGAGCGTGGTGTGGTTCAAAACCTGCTGTTTGAATCGACGGACGAAGCCGAAGCTTGTGCGTTTATGTATCAGGAGATAAAGAGAACCAAGCATCCCCATCTTGCGGGACTATTTCAAACTGATGCAGAGGCAGAGCAATTATGTCAGGTACTGACTCAGTTACAAATTCAGTTCTCTCGCGATATAATCCCATTTGAGGGCTGGCAACCGAGGGTGAGGGTATACGATCAAGACATTTTTACAGTCGAGCGTCATTTTGGTTCCCAGTTACCCCTGCGAAAATGGTTGACCGTTCCTGAACGAATTAACGTTACCCTCGCTCGATTGCGAAAATTCGATCCTTACAATCGCTATGCAGAAATCACGACTAATCCGCCAATTGGTTCTGAAGCAACGTTGAGCGCGTTAGAAGCACAACATGGAATTAAACTGCCTGAAGTTTACAGAACATTTTTGCTAGAAGTCTGTAATGGTGGTAATTGGGAACGGCTAGGACATTACTGGTCGGTTGAGGAAGTTATGGTAAACAATTCTGCTGAACTATGGAATCAGCCTTTACCTGAGTTTCTTGCAAAGTTGAAAGCAGCAAAGTCGAAGGATTGGCTCAAAAATCCAGGAGGTCAGCAATATCCAGGACTGTTACGAATCGTCGATTGGGATAATCCTGTACGAGATTTGTTTCTCACCCAGGAAGGATACGAGGTTGAAATTCAGGGAGATTTGATTAATTTTAGTGAGTTTTCTCCAGAACAATGGCTCAAGGACTTTCTGGATGATATTCAATATGGGTTATCTACAATTGAACAATTGCTGGCTTTTCTTCGCTCTGGGGAATTTATTCAAGATTATGCATACTTCCATTCTGTAAATGTTGCTAGACTCCTTGCAGAAACGATTGGACTCGATATCGATCCCGAACTAACAAATGAGCAAGTGATGGTGATGCGGCATGAAATCGATCATAAAATCAACCAATGGCGAATTGAGAATATGGGTAAGATGTGGTACAACTTTGGGTTTAATGCCGAGCAGGTTGAACTGCGAACACAACGAATTTTAGAAAGGCTGGGGTACATATATAATATACTGCATCCCTAA
- a CDS encoding helix-turn-helix domain-containing protein, which yields MGARLRVFLTGEQDQILGNLRKEDVPQKVKDRASVIRLNADGWYVEKIAAHFNWNEKTVRKVLRKWKNEGLEGLWELPGRG from the coding sequence ATGGGCGCACGTTTAAGGGTATTTTTGACTGGTGAGCAAGACCAAATTTTGGGAAACCTCAGAAAGGAAGATGTGCCACAGAAAGTCAAAGATAGAGCGTCCGTAATAAGACTAAATGCAGATGGCTGGTATGTAGAGAAGATAGCCGCTCACTTTAATTGGAACGAGAAAACAGTCAGAAAAGTGTTGCGTAAATGGAAGAATGAGGGTTTAGAGGGACTTTGGGAATTACCCGGTCGAGGGTGA
- a CDS encoding type II toxin-antitoxin system RelE/ParE family toxin: MAWEVLFHEEFEPEFYELPQEAQDELLAYAKLLECESPHLKRPHADTLNSSSYDNVKELRFKAAGGVWRVAFAFDPKRQGILLVAGDKAGTSQKRFYKQLIAKADKRFGEHLSRLQE, translated from the coding sequence ATGGCGTGGGAAGTTTTATTTCATGAAGAATTTGAGCCTGAGTTCTATGAACTTCCTCAAGAAGCTCAAGATGAATTGCTGGCTTATGCAAAATTACTTGAATGCGAGAGTCCACATCTTAAAAGACCTCACGCTGATACACTCAATAGTTCTTCGTATGACAATGTGAAGGAACTTCGGTTTAAAGCGGCAGGTGGAGTATGGCGAGTAGCTTTTGCTTTTGACCCAAAGCGTCAAGGAATTTTACTCGTGGCTGGAGATAAAGCAGGAACTAGCCAAAAGCGATTTTATAAACAACTTATCGCAAAAGCTGATAAACGATTTGGGGAACATTTAAGTCGATTGCAAGAATAA
- a CDS encoding XRE family transcriptional regulator produces the protein MAKNLNEIMQNLPRDRVQKIEARAAELIAEYMTLQDVRKARELTQERMGELLGIRQDSISKLEKRTDLLLSTLRGYLNAMGGELELVVKFSDRPPVVITGLAELDDEDYETQTKGIS, from the coding sequence ATGGCAAAGAATCTCAATGAAATAATGCAAAATCTGCCACGCGATCGCGTTCAAAAAATCGAAGCACGGGCAGCTGAGTTAATTGCTGAATATATGACACTTCAGGATGTAAGAAAAGCAAGAGAACTTACCCAAGAGCGGATGGGAGAATTATTGGGGATTCGTCAGGATAGTATCTCAAAGCTGGAAAAGCGTACCGACCTTCTGCTTTCAACTCTACGGGGTTATTTAAATGCAATGGGAGGGGAGCTTGAACTAGTTGTCAAATTCTCCGATCGTCCTCCTGTTGTCATTACTGGGCTTGCAGAACTTGATGATGAAGATTACGAAACACAAACAAAAGGTATAAGCTAA
- a CDS encoding (2Fe-2S)-binding protein has product MNVILTVNAQQYSLSIEPRVTLLDTLREYLGLVGSKKGCDHGQCGACTVLIDGQRFYSCLVLAVMQEEKEIVTIEGLATGSTLHPVQEAFIDNDGFQCGYCTPGQICATVALLEEVKRGCVSAVTPDLDSPPVLTELSEIEIKERLSGNLCRCSAYNGIVAAVQQVSGQQQPSPVATVMVSESGDDKVS; this is encoded by the coding sequence ATGAATGTGATTCTTACCGTTAATGCTCAACAATACTCCCTGAGCATTGAACCGCGTGTAACCCTCTTAGATACTCTCCGTGAATATTTGGGATTGGTAGGTAGCAAAAAAGGATGTGATCATGGGCAGTGTGGAGCTTGTACTGTATTAATTGATGGTCAGCGCTTTTATTCCTGTCTAGTTTTAGCGGTAATGCAAGAAGAAAAGGAAATTGTTACCATTGAAGGCTTGGCAACAGGGAGTACACTGCATCCGGTACAGGAAGCTTTTATTGACAATGATGGCTTCCAGTGCGGTTATTGTACCCCAGGGCAAATTTGCGCTACTGTGGCTCTGCTAGAAGAAGTTAAACGGGGTTGTGTGAGTGCGGTGACACCAGATTTGGATAGTCCTCCTGTGTTAACTGAACTCTCAGAAATAGAAATCAAGGAGCGATTGAGTGGGAATCTCTGCCGATGTAGTGCTTACAATGGGATTGTGGCAGCAGTACAGCAGGTAAGTGGACAACAACAACCTTCTCCTGTAGCAACGGTGATGGTAAGTGAATCTGGAGATGATAAAGTATCATGA
- a CDS encoding FAD binding domain-containing protein — MNNFSYTRVTSLLDAVNQAVTDPNSTFIAGGTNLVDRLKVFLDQPSQLIDISRLQMQGIDTMADGSLRLGALVSNTAVADNTDIRRNYPLLARAILSGASQQIRNMATVGGNLLQRTRCPYYYDTAFPCNKRQLGTGCPAITGINRNHAILGASEDCVAVHPSDMCVALTALDAVVEVSSLQGQRQIPFTEFHRLPGNTPQQDTNLQQGELVTAVILPPLSWAKSGVYLKIRDRASYSFALISVAAAVSIKGEQIQATCLALGGVAHKPWRATAAEEFLVGKSADVATFTEAAEIALQPAQPLTHNGYKVELAKRAIIRALTVSAQGGGVV, encoded by the coding sequence ATGAATAACTTTAGTTATACCCGTGTCACTTCGTTGTTAGATGCGGTAAACCAGGCAGTTACTGACCCAAATTCAACATTTATTGCGGGGGGGACGAATTTAGTTGACCGTCTGAAAGTATTCTTGGATCAGCCATCCCAGCTAATTGATATTTCCCGGTTGCAGATGCAAGGGATTGACACCATGGCTGATGGTAGTCTGCGTCTGGGGGCGTTAGTTAGTAATACCGCAGTGGCAGATAATACCGATATTCGTCGCAACTATCCCCTGTTAGCCAGAGCAATTCTCTCCGGTGCATCCCAGCAAATTCGCAACATGGCAACTGTAGGGGGAAACCTCCTGCAACGTACCCGTTGTCCCTATTATTACGATACCGCTTTTCCTTGTAATAAACGGCAACTAGGCACAGGTTGTCCCGCAATCACAGGTATTAATCGCAACCATGCTATTTTGGGAGCAAGTGAGGATTGTGTAGCAGTCCATCCTTCTGATATGTGTGTGGCTTTAACTGCGTTGGATGCAGTGGTAGAAGTGTCCAGTCTTCAAGGGCAACGACAAATACCATTTACTGAGTTTCACCGTTTACCGGGAAATACACCTCAACAAGACACCAATTTACAGCAAGGGGAGTTAGTTACCGCAGTGATTCTACCACCCTTATCCTGGGCGAAATCAGGGGTTTATTTGAAGATACGCGATCGCGCTTCCTATTCTTTTGCTTTAATTTCTGTGGCGGCGGCTGTAAGCATAAAAGGGGAGCAAATTCAAGCTACATGTTTGGCATTGGGTGGAGTAGCACACAAGCCTTGGCGAGCAACAGCAGCAGAGGAGTTTTTAGTTGGTAAGTCGGCAGATGTAGCAACATTTACCGAAGCGGCAGAAATTGCTTTGCAGCCTGCTCAACCCTTAACCCACAATGGTTATAAAGTCGAACTAGCAAAACGGGCGATTATTCGCGCCCTCACGGTTTCTGCCCAAGGAGGAGGAGTGGTATGA
- a CDS encoding xanthine dehydrogenase family protein molybdopterin-binding subunit, which yields MSQVTGTSINRKDGREKVTGTATYAAEHRIPGLVHGYLVTAPIAHGQITSIDTQEAEAAPGVIALFTHKNSPAVCKPTNNFMTSKIYEARLPLSDDQIYYAGQIIGLVVADTFEQARHAAYLVKVEYASQTPIVEASKATFNQAHSMFGEEMKFEKGDFAIAIAEADGKITATYTTSTELHAPMEPHAIIAHWQDGENLTIYEPSQWVIGSQRTYAELFGLSIEQVRIVTPFIGGAFGSKAFPWSHAILCAAAARQLQLPLKVVLSRRQMTANAGHRSETKQTISLGANADGSLVAIDHAVKSCTSPVDVFTEPCTGITPAMYSTPNLRTRQELAVMNVGVPTFMRAPGENPGLWALESAMDELAWELKIDPVELRLKNEAKEHQRRGLPFSAKYFAECLRVGAEQFGWENRPKQVRSLTRDGKLIGWGMAASSFPALRSAATVTVKLLADGTAHILTSGNDMGTGAYTIVAGTAAEVLGLPVEQVRVEMGDSLLPNGGMAGGSQMTATLVPAVMKACEEVLQTAKAKTAPEAFANLSQSGESIFQATASTAPGDEGKKWAFQSWGAHFCEVSVDEEIARLRVTRWISVMNIGRVMNSKTAASQIRGAVIMGIGQALMEECHFDPNIGYPVVYDLATYHYPSHADISRIEVTFVGEPDYKFNPAGVRGAGEIGITGVSAAIANAVYHATGKRIRDLPITPDKLL from the coding sequence ATGAGTCAAGTAACTGGCACTAGTATAAACCGCAAGGATGGACGAGAAAAAGTTACAGGGACAGCAACCTATGCTGCGGAACATCGAATTCCCGGTTTGGTTCATGGTTATTTGGTAACTGCTCCCATTGCCCATGGACAGATTACAAGTATTGATACCCAAGAGGCAGAAGCAGCACCGGGAGTGATTGCGCTTTTTACTCATAAAAACTCGCCTGCGGTATGCAAACCAACTAATAATTTTATGACCTCGAAAATCTACGAGGCACGGTTGCCGTTATCAGATGACCAAATTTACTATGCAGGACAGATTATTGGGTTGGTAGTTGCAGATACTTTTGAACAGGCACGTCATGCCGCCTATTTAGTTAAGGTTGAATACGCCAGCCAAACACCAATTGTCGAGGCATCAAAAGCTACCTTTAACCAAGCTCACTCCATGTTTGGGGAAGAAATGAAGTTTGAGAAAGGGGACTTTGCTATAGCAATAGCAGAGGCAGACGGGAAGATTACAGCCACTTACACAACTTCTACGGAACTCCATGCACCTATGGAACCCCACGCCATCATTGCCCACTGGCAAGATGGAGAAAACCTGACTATCTACGAACCATCCCAGTGGGTAATCGGCAGCCAGCGTACCTATGCAGAACTTTTTGGACTGTCTATAGAGCAAGTGCGAATTGTGACACCATTTATTGGGGGAGCTTTTGGTTCTAAAGCCTTCCCTTGGTCCCATGCCATTCTCTGTGCAGCAGCAGCTCGTCAACTGCAACTTCCCCTGAAAGTTGTTCTCAGTCGGCGGCAAATGACGGCAAACGCTGGACATCGTTCGGAAACGAAGCAGACAATTAGCTTAGGGGCAAATGCCGATGGTAGCTTGGTAGCAATAGACCATGCAGTTAAATCCTGCACATCGCCAGTTGATGTTTTCACTGAGCCTTGTACAGGCATAACCCCAGCTATGTATTCTACACCCAATCTGCGAACCCGTCAGGAATTGGCAGTGATGAACGTGGGAGTACCTACATTCATGCGTGCTCCAGGGGAAAATCCGGGGTTATGGGCGTTGGAATCGGCAATGGATGAATTGGCATGGGAGTTAAAAATCGATCCCGTGGAACTGCGGTTAAAAAATGAAGCTAAGGAACACCAGCGCCGGGGTTTACCTTTCTCTGCCAAGTATTTCGCCGAATGTTTGCGGGTGGGTGCGGAACAGTTTGGGTGGGAAAATAGACCAAAACAGGTGCGTTCCCTTACCCGTGATGGTAAGCTAATAGGATGGGGCATGGCTGCATCAAGCTTCCCGGCTTTACGGAGTGCAGCTACAGTCACAGTCAAATTATTAGCCGACGGTACAGCGCATATCCTCACCAGTGGCAATGATATGGGTACTGGGGCATATACCATTGTTGCTGGGACAGCAGCGGAAGTATTAGGATTACCAGTAGAACAGGTGCGGGTGGAGATGGGAGACTCTTTACTGCCTAATGGTGGAATGGCTGGAGGTTCCCAGATGACAGCAACCCTTGTTCCAGCAGTGATGAAAGCCTGTGAAGAGGTTTTGCAGACAGCGAAAGCAAAAACAGCCCCAGAAGCCTTTGCTAATCTAAGTCAGTCAGGAGAGAGTATTTTTCAAGCCACAGCCTCTACTGCACCTGGTGACGAGGGGAAAAAATGGGCATTCCAATCCTGGGGAGCACATTTTTGTGAAGTCAGCGTTGATGAAGAAATTGCTCGGTTGCGGGTAACTCGTTGGATATCAGTGATGAATATTGGGCGAGTGATGAATAGTAAAACCGCAGCTTCTCAGATACGGGGTGCTGTGATTATGGGCATTGGACAAGCCTTGATGGAAGAGTGCCATTTTGACCCCAATATTGGTTATCCTGTGGTTTATGACCTTGCCACCTATCACTACCCCAGTCACGCAGATATATCTAGGATTGAGGTGACATTTGTGGGTGAACCTGACTACAAATTTAATCCCGCAGGGGTGCGTGGTGCAGGCGAAATTGGGATTACGGGAGTATCAGCTGCGATCGCTAATGCTGTTTACCATGCTACAGGTAAGCGTATCCGTGATTTACCAATTACACCAGATAAGTTATTGTGA
- a CDS encoding FAD-dependent oxidoreductase, translating into MNQSYKKNVVIIGGGPAGLGTALMLAKRGWQDITVIEKRPSADYYEPDKSFSYQIDGRGQKLTDFLEITSKLADLSVPSTEFYFTLIQKDGTRKTTKLPIADSKRKTAYWLPRASFVQLLYQEIQQYWQDTIQILFNTECVEIQQIRENLKIITQSQAQGKQTLIPTLIVGGDGLNSIVRQTLHQMSGQSNSFEMQKFPSPSSGLKYKVLTLPPQLPLSEQEGDVAQSTMAYGIRSSFKGRKKAISLGLLPFKNPHTPRTANIITYPDHQIWQLETKEEVKQFFKQAFPQLPLEKIISTEEIARFTSSGGGTFPIPQYCSGLYQIWGKPENNQGTAVILLGDALHCFPPDIGQGVNSALEDIYIFQEILAETQDNLSQALPRYQNLRQPDIKALIRLVQISYPWQYNQDPLRKRLWSINFFLRLLLNRLFPFLFNPHSILLIQNHELSYSEILDQSNRTTQVLSMLGGLAILTLLLKLLN; encoded by the coding sequence ATGAATCAATCATACAAAAAAAATGTTGTCATTATTGGGGGAGGTCCTGCGGGATTAGGTACAGCTTTAATGCTAGCCAAAAGAGGCTGGCAAGATATTACAGTCATCGAAAAAAGACCATCAGCAGACTATTACGAACCAGATAAATCCTTTAGTTATCAAATTGATGGTCGGGGGCAAAAATTAACTGACTTTTTAGAAATAACTTCCAAACTAGCTGATTTGAGTGTCCCTAGTACTGAATTTTACTTTACCCTCATCCAAAAAGATGGCACACGCAAGACAACAAAATTACCAATTGCTGATTCTAAGCGCAAAACTGCCTACTGGCTACCAAGAGCATCTTTTGTGCAGTTACTTTACCAAGAAATTCAACAATATTGGCAAGATACTATTCAAATTTTATTTAATACTGAATGTGTAGAAATTCAACAAATAAGAGAAAATTTAAAAATTATTACCCAATCTCAAGCTCAGGGAAAACAGACCTTGATTCCTACATTGATAGTAGGTGGTGATGGTTTAAACTCTATTGTGCGTCAAACCCTTCATCAAATGTCAGGTCAATCAAATTCCTTTGAAATGCAAAAGTTTCCGTCTCCTAGTTCTGGTTTAAAATACAAAGTTCTTACTTTACCTCCTCAGTTACCTTTATCAGAACAAGAAGGAGACGTAGCACAATCTACAATGGCTTATGGCATTAGGTCTAGTTTTAAAGGACGCAAAAAAGCAATTTCTCTGGGACTATTACCCTTTAAAAATCCGCATACCCCAAGAACTGCGAATATTATTACCTACCCAGATCATCAAATCTGGCAATTAGAAACCAAAGAAGAAGTTAAACAATTTTTCAAACAAGCATTTCCTCAACTTCCCCTAGAAAAAATTATTTCTACTGAAGAAATAGCCAGATTTACATCCAGTGGTGGGGGTACATTTCCCATTCCTCAGTATTGTTCAGGATTGTATCAAATCTGGGGAAAACCTGAAAATAACCAAGGAACAGCCGTAATATTATTGGGAGATGCACTTCATTGTTTTCCTCCAGATATTGGACAAGGTGTGAATTCTGCTTTAGAAGATATCTATATTTTTCAGGAAATATTAGCAGAGACTCAAGATAATCTGTCTCAAGCACTTCCTCGTTATCAGAACCTACGCCAACCCGATATTAAAGCTTTAATTCGTTTAGTACAAATTAGTTATCCTTGGCAATATAATCAAGATCCTTTACGTAAAAGATTATGGAGCATTAACTTTTTTCTGCGCTTATTATTGAATCGTTTATTTCCTTTTCTATTTAATCCTCATTCCATTTTATTGATTCAAAATCATGAATTATCTTACTCAGAGATTCTTGATCAAAGTAACAGAACTACTCAAGTTTTATCGATGTTGGGAGGATTGGCAATATTAACTTTACTGTTGAAACTTCTGAATTAG